DNA sequence from the Staphylococcus epidermidis genome:
TTTCTATAAATTGCATATCATGATCAGTTAAATTTTCAGTATCATTTCGTATGTCAATATATGTAAATTCAAAATGATGTTGAGGAAACTTTCTTAAAAGTAATGCTTGAAGCCATTGATAAGTATCTATAGATGTAGGTGCATTTACACAACTCGCACAAACGACTTCTGCTCCATATACGACAACACTAATTTTAGTCATTAAAATCCCCTATCTTGTTTTATAGATTTTTACTACTTTATCTATTATAATGTAATAATAATGATTATGAAATAATTGCTCTGAAAGGAGACATGTCACATGCCTACTGAGAATCCAACAATGTTTGATCAAGTAGCAGAAGTTATAGAACGTTTGCGTCCATTCTTATTACGAGATGGTGGCGATTGTACGCTTGTAGATGTTGAAGATGGTATTGTTAAGCTACAATTACATGGCGCTTGCGGAACATGTCCTAGTTCTACAATTACCTTAAAAGCTGGCATCGAGCGTGCACTTCATGAAGAAGTTCCAGGTGTAATAGAAGTAGAACAAGTATTCTAATACATCCCTATATAATTATTTATTAACCTAGGATAGATAGTGACGTCCTAGGTTTTTTAATTTGATAGAAATTAATAAATGAAGTCATAGCGCACTAATATTAACTCTATGATGCTAAATAAAACAATAAAATGCTTAGGATACAAAACATTGTTCCTAAGCATTTTATATACTGGCTATCAAAGAAGTAAACGAAAAATACATTACGTCGAGGTATTTCCTTTATAAATCTCGTTACACGGGATGAAATAACGAATTCTGTACCTAGCTCACTTAATTTTATTTCGGTTAATAATATTATTTGTTGCCTTGATGTTGATCATCTTGACGATCGTTGTGATGTTTGTGCGGTGGTTTATTTTTAGAATAATCGACTTCATGATTTTTAGGCGCATGACCATCCATATGTCTTGCAATTTGCTGGTCGACGTAAACCCAACCTTTCCATCCAATATGAACAGCATCACTAATTACGTACTTTTCATAGTCCTTGTTTGTCAAATCATAAATTTTCCCACCATTATCAACTACAGTTGAGTGAATCTTTTTATATACAGCTTCACGTCTATCTTTTTTGATACCTATATGATCATACCATCTTCCATTTGAAGGTATACTAACATATTGTACATCAGCTCCAGCAGCATGTAGCGTTTGCACTAATAATTTTAAATCTTGGAACTCGGGTGAGTTAATGTTGAACTCATAATCCCTTTTGATTTTACGCTTGTTTTGTTTTATCAATTTCCAATATGGATCTCTTATATCATATTTATTAGATTGAGTATTTGCTTTGCCTATATCGGCAGCTTTATGTTTCATCTCATCCCATGAAGCATCTTCTCTTGTTGCAGGTTTTACTTCTGCTAGAGGTGGCTTAGTGAATGAGAATAATGATTTAATAGCTTCAATCTTAGTTAATTGATTTTCTTTAAATGAAGAAATGTAGTTTCCAGAGACATCATTGGGATGTTTTGCTTGTTCTCTAAGGTATGA
Encoded proteins:
- a CDS encoding YuzD family protein — encoded protein: MTKISVVVYGAEVVCASCVNAPTSIDTYQWLQALLLRKFPQHHFEFTYIDIRNDTENLTDHDMQFIERINEDELFYPLVTMNDEYVADGYIQYKQITRFIKSYFTM
- a CDS encoding NifU family protein, coding for MPTENPTMFDQVAEVIERLRPFLLRDGGDCTLVDVEDGIVKLQLHGACGTCPSSTITLKAGIERALHEEVPGVIEVEQVF
- the dltD gene encoding D-alanyl-lipoteichoic acid biosynthesis protein DltD, which codes for MKLKPFLPIIISGVIFIIFLFLPASWFTGLVTNKTLADNRISLTDQVLKGTLIQNKLFESNKYYPIYGSSELEKDDPFNPGIALNKQNASKETFLIGAGGSTDLINAVELAAQYDNLKGKKFTFIISPQWFTNHGLTNQNFDARMSQSQINQMFNQKDMPANLKKRYAQRLLQFPHAHNKSYLREQAKHPNDVSGNYISSFKENQLTKIEAIKSLFSFTKPPLAEVKPATREDASWDEMKHKAADIGKANTQSNKYDIRDPYWKLIKQNKRKIKRDYEFNINSPEFQDLKLLVQTLHAAGADVQYVSIPSNGRWYDHIGIKKDRREAVYKKIHSTVVDNGGKIYDLTNKDYEKYVISDAVHIGWKGWVYVDQQIARHMDGHAPKNHEVDYSKNKPPHKHHNDRQDDQHQGNK